The Aureitalea marina genome includes a window with the following:
- a CDS encoding cation:proton antiporter, translated as MLELAGIIIFGILAQWVAWRFKLPAILPLILIGLLVGPISAEYLSADGQKWIEPIWNGEKGLFPGESLFYFVSLAIAIILFEGGLTLKISEIKNVGPVITKLITIGAVVTLVGGAVAAHFLFGLSWRISALFSALIIVTGPTVITPILRNVPLRKDVSAVLKWEGILIDPIGALVAVLVFEFISIDAGGEYTLTAGLEFLKKILIGSTFGFGFAHAFNFVVGRKWVPHYLLNVFALASVLGVFVVDELFAKESGLLAVVVMGMVLGNMKSNYLKELLYFKESLSILLISILFILLAANMNMDELLLVYNWQAALLLAIIIFVIRPLGVLISTRGSKLAFKEKLFISWVGPRGIVAAGIASLFGLTLARRGVPGAEYITPLVFMVVLGTVLLNAASARFLAKVFGVFLQKSEGILIVGASVFPRLIARYLKDNGRHVVLIDSNQENIRMAQEMDLDAMVSNIYSDNLTDNIELNDVGYLLAMTANPTINDYAIQKLGEHFGENGSHRLISDEEKENPDFTSEQGLFSHVDDFPELSRVAETYPQIKEIPIRSNNHYGSMMSFTDEESETIPLFIKDQDRELHIISSNNKSVRTDLKNAVLVYMGKSLNDIALEA; from the coding sequence ATGTTAGAACTAGCTGGGATAATCATATTCGGAATTTTGGCGCAATGGGTAGCCTGGAGATTCAAGTTACCGGCCATTCTTCCGCTTATTTTGATCGGTCTTTTGGTAGGGCCGATCTCTGCCGAATATCTATCGGCGGACGGACAAAAGTGGATAGAACCCATCTGGAATGGTGAGAAAGGGCTGTTTCCCGGAGAGAGCCTTTTTTACTTTGTTTCCCTGGCCATCGCCATCATACTTTTCGAAGGAGGGCTTACCCTTAAGATTTCGGAGATCAAGAACGTAGGTCCGGTTATCACCAAGTTGATCACCATAGGGGCCGTGGTCACTCTTGTTGGAGGCGCTGTTGCCGCCCACTTTCTCTTTGGTCTGTCCTGGCGGATTTCTGCCTTGTTCTCAGCTTTGATCATTGTCACCGGACCAACGGTGATCACCCCTATTCTAAGGAATGTTCCATTGAGAAAGGATGTCTCGGCCGTCTTGAAATGGGAAGGGATTCTTATTGACCCGATTGGGGCTTTGGTGGCCGTTTTGGTCTTTGAGTTTATAAGCATTGATGCCGGAGGCGAATACACCCTGACCGCAGGATTGGAGTTTCTTAAGAAGATCTTGATAGGATCCACCTTCGGTTTTGGCTTTGCACATGCCTTCAATTTTGTGGTTGGAAGAAAGTGGGTCCCACACTATCTTCTCAATGTCTTTGCCCTGGCTAGTGTACTTGGGGTTTTCGTAGTGGACGAATTGTTTGCCAAGGAATCAGGACTATTGGCAGTAGTTGTCATGGGGATGGTCCTTGGAAATATGAAATCGAATTACTTGAAGGAACTGCTTTACTTCAAGGAGTCATTAAGCATACTGTTGATCTCCATACTTTTCATCCTTTTGGCTGCCAATATGAATATGGACGAGCTCTTGTTGGTCTACAATTGGCAGGCGGCTTTATTGCTGGCCATCATCATCTTTGTGATCCGGCCATTAGGGGTGCTGATCAGTACAAGAGGCTCCAAACTGGCATTCAAAGAGAAATTGTTTATCAGCTGGGTAGGCCCGCGCGGGATCGTCGCGGCTGGAATTGCCTCCCTTTTTGGACTTACTCTTGCCCGAAGAGGTGTACCTGGCGCAGAGTACATTACCCCTTTGGTCTTTATGGTGGTGCTGGGGACGGTGCTGCTCAACGCAGCCAGCGCAAGATTTCTTGCGAAAGTATTCGGGGTATTTCTGCAGAAATCCGAAGGAATTCTTATTGTGGGAGCGTCGGTATTCCCTCGCTTGATAGCACGCTATCTAAAGGACAATGGGCGACACGTGGTTTTGATAGACAGCAACCAAGAGAACATTAGAATGGCCCAGGAGATGGACTTGGATGCCATGGTTTCCAACATCTATTCCGACAACCTAACGGACAATATCGAATTGAACGATGTGGGCTATTTATTGGCTATGACCGCGAACCCAACCATTAACGATTATGCCATACAGAAATTGGGAGAACATTTTGGGGAGAATGGTTCCCACAGACTGATATCAGATGAGGAAAAGGAGAATCCTGATTTTACCTCAGAGCAGGGACTATTTTCCCATGTGGATGATTTCCCAGAGCTGTCCCGAGTAGCCGAGACTTATCCGCAGATCAAGGAAATTCCTATCCGCAGTAACAATCACTACGGCTCCATGATGAGTTTTACGGACGAGGAGTCAGAGACCATTCCCTTATTCATAAAAGATCAGGATAGAGAACTACACATCATTTCGTCCAACAATAAATCGGTACGTACCGATCTGAAGAATGCGGTACTGGTTTATATGGGTAAATCCCTAAATGATATTGCGTTGGAAGCATGA
- a CDS encoding MBL fold metallo-hydrolase, with protein sequence MNLYPIEAGNFKLDGGAMFGVVPKALWNRTNPADANNMIDIAARCLLIENGDRLTLIDNGMGNKQSEKFFGYYYPWGDHDLDSSLSAAGFHRDEVTDVFLSHLHFDHCGGSIRWNKDRSGYETAFKNATYWSNERHWKWATEPNRRERASFLKENILPIEESGQLKFVKDPDSDFSQANEMDFGILFADGHTEKQMIPHIPFLGTQLVFMADLLPTAGHLPVPYVMGYDTRPLLTLPEKEKFLNQAADKGYYLFLEHDAHNHIITVKRTEKGVRLDKTYTVEELLN encoded by the coding sequence ATGAATCTTTACCCCATTGAGGCTGGAAATTTTAAACTGGATGGAGGCGCCATGTTTGGAGTGGTGCCCAAGGCGCTTTGGAATAGAACCAATCCGGCCGATGCCAATAATATGATCGATATAGCAGCCAGATGTCTTCTCATTGAGAATGGCGACCGGCTGACACTTATTGATAATGGTATGGGAAACAAACAAAGCGAAAAGTTCTTTGGATACTATTACCCATGGGGTGATCACGATCTGGACAGCTCTCTTTCGGCTGCTGGATTTCACAGGGATGAGGTGACGGATGTTTTCCTGAGTCATCTCCACTTTGACCACTGCGGCGGGAGTATTCGTTGGAACAAGGACAGAAGCGGGTATGAGACGGCGTTCAAAAACGCTACTTACTGGAGTAATGAGCGGCATTGGAAATGGGCTACGGAACCCAATCGCAGGGAGCGGGCCTCATTTCTGAAGGAGAATATTCTGCCCATAGAAGAGAGCGGACAGTTAAAGTTCGTTAAAGATCCCGATTCGGACTTTTCTCAAGCGAACGAGATGGACTTTGGTATCCTGTTTGCAGATGGGCATACCGAAAAACAAATGATCCCACATATTCCCTTTCTCGGAACGCAATTAGTGTTTATGGCCGATCTGTTACCAACCGCCGGGCATTTACCAGTGCCTTATGTAATGGGATACGACACCAGGCCCTTGCTCACGCTTCCAGAAAAAGAAAAATTCCTGAACCAGGCCGCAGACAAAGGTTATTATCTGTTCCTGGAGCACGATGCCCACAATCATATCATTACGGTGAAGCGTACTGAAAAAGGAGTGAGGCTAGATAAGACCTACACGGTCGAAGAACTATTAAATTAA
- a CDS encoding S8 family peptidase codes for MNSIKAMTMAFVLGATLASCGGGSAPILSVPIENIDTVPIKITELTEAETKAWGGKDLLMDTIPGMSVEKAYAEVVPKKKSEKVIVAVIDSGVDIEHEDLKNIIWTNKDEIPGNGKDDDKNGYVDDVHGWNFLGDVVGENLEYVRYIRTLGPKFEGKTMSSVPEADRADFAIYEKALAEYDKEYSKVLNYKQQYSQILSQVKPAHEAISAKLGKEDYTVEDLQGIQNPTASEQQMIAGLSQMLNFADSVPEVLEQLEEGIEYFDGQINVNFNMEEEYRSAKLGDDPDDWNSKFYGNGDVDGPTEDKEDVSHGTHVAGIIAAQRGNGIGMDGVANNVEIMVIRAVPDGDEYDKDIALAIRYAVDNGATVINTSFGKYFSPHPEWVWDAIKYAASKDVLIVNAAGNEAYDLDTIQVYPNDQQGVGPEISDNFITIGALNHDYGSELVAEFSNYGKVNVDAFAPGVKIWSTMPLNEYDYQQGTSMAAPAVAGVAAMIRGYFPNLSAAQVKQVLMNSGLPSNTPVILGGESSNQSSFRDVSKSGKMVNLYNAMIMASKMK; via the coding sequence ATGAATTCGATCAAAGCCATGACTATGGCGTTTGTGCTGGGAGCAACACTTGCTTCCTGTGGAGGAGGATCGGCGCCTATCCTGTCGGTGCCAATTGAAAATATCGATACCGTTCCTATTAAGATCACTGAGCTTACAGAGGCCGAGACCAAGGCCTGGGGCGGCAAAGACCTACTGATGGATACCATCCCGGGGATGAGTGTTGAAAAAGCCTATGCCGAAGTGGTGCCCAAGAAAAAAAGCGAAAAAGTTATCGTTGCCGTCATCGACAGTGGTGTGGATATTGAGCACGAGGACTTGAAAAATATCATTTGGACCAACAAGGATGAAATACCTGGCAATGGAAAAGATGATGACAAGAATGGTTATGTAGACGACGTGCACGGCTGGAACTTCCTGGGTGATGTGGTTGGCGAAAACCTTGAATATGTTCGATATATCAGAACATTAGGACCAAAATTCGAGGGCAAAACCATGTCCTCCGTACCTGAGGCGGACCGGGCAGATTTTGCGATATACGAAAAAGCACTGGCCGAATACGACAAGGAATACAGTAAAGTCCTTAATTACAAACAACAGTATTCCCAGATTTTGAGCCAGGTTAAGCCTGCCCACGAGGCTATTTCTGCAAAACTCGGAAAAGAAGATTATACCGTCGAAGATCTGCAAGGCATCCAAAACCCAACCGCTTCAGAACAACAAATGATCGCCGGTCTGTCCCAGATGTTAAATTTTGCTGATAGCGTTCCAGAGGTCTTAGAACAACTGGAGGAAGGGATTGAATATTTTGACGGTCAAATCAATGTCAACTTCAATATGGAGGAGGAATATCGCTCTGCTAAACTGGGTGATGACCCTGACGATTGGAATAGTAAGTTCTATGGAAACGGTGATGTTGACGGACCTACTGAAGATAAGGAAGATGTGAGTCATGGAACTCATGTGGCGGGCATAATTGCTGCGCAAAGAGGAAACGGGATTGGCATGGACGGAGTTGCAAACAACGTCGAGATCATGGTCATTCGTGCAGTTCCGGACGGTGATGAATACGACAAGGATATTGCATTGGCTATTCGATACGCCGTAGACAACGGTGCGACAGTGATCAACACCAGCTTTGGTAAATACTTCTCCCCTCACCCGGAATGGGTTTGGGACGCCATCAAATATGCAGCTAGCAAAGACGTTTTGATCGTCAATGCGGCAGGGAATGAAGCTTATGATCTGGATACTATCCAGGTATATCCCAACGATCAGCAAGGGGTTGGCCCAGAGATTTCAGATAATTTCATCACAATTGGAGCACTAAACCATGACTATGGCAGTGAGCTAGTTGCAGAATTCTCCAATTATGGGAAAGTCAATGTAGATGCCTTTGCTCCTGGAGTAAAGATCTGGTCCACCATGCCTCTAAATGAATACGATTATCAACAGGGTACTTCAATGGCAGCACCTGCAGTCGCAGGAGTAGCCGCTATGATCCGAGGATACTTTCCCAATCTGAGCGCCGCTCAGGTAAAACAGGTATTAATGAATAGTGGCCTGCCTTCCAATACCCCTGTCATTTTGGGTGGCGAAAGCAGCAATCAATCTAGTTTCCGAGATGTTTCAAAGTCCGGAAAAATGGTGAATTTGTATAATGCCATGATCATGGCCAGCAAGATGAAATAG
- a CDS encoding M1 family metallopeptidase, which produces MKQFLTTIAIFGCLTTLSAQNYAGYWQQNADYTMQIDVDAEKGTYLGTQELVYTNNSPDTLDQVFYHLYFNAFQPGSEMDVRSRTIVDPDQRVGDRISKLSPDQIGYIKPKSLKQDGRDLSYEVAGTILEVKLNTPILPGATTTFNMEWDAQVPIQIRRSGRDNAEGVAYSMTQWYPKLAEYDFEGWHAYPYIGREFHGVWGNFDVTINIDENYVVGGTGYLQPDSKTKRGKKSWHFVAPEVHDFTWAADDEYIHDTYAGPNGVELNFYYKNNPEILENWKNLQPKTAELMKFFSETIGAYPYKQYSVIQGGDGGMEYAMCTLITGERKFESLVGVTAHEMAHTWFQFLMATNEGKHEWMDEGFTSYISARAMNKVMNSNRANPFQGSYRGYVYLANSGAEQPQTTHADRYATNRAYGITAYSKGAVFMAQLGYIIGQDALDKTIKRYYDDWSFKHPTPNDFIRVAEKVSGLQLGWYLMDWTQTTNTIDYAIKEVTPENEGTSITLERKGLMPMPIDLTVTFEDGSTQLYYIPLQMMRGQKPAAGISREVLADWAWAYPTYDLEVKSDKKVSKIVIDQSELMADVDRENNTFEAQ; this is translated from the coding sequence ATGAAACAATTTTTAACTACTATCGCGATCTTCGGGTGTTTGACAACACTTTCAGCACAGAACTATGCTGGTTATTGGCAACAGAATGCCGATTATACCATGCAGATAGATGTGGATGCAGAAAAGGGAACTTACCTGGGAACCCAGGAATTGGTTTACACCAATAACTCTCCCGACACCCTGGATCAGGTATTCTACCACCTTTATTTCAACGCGTTCCAGCCGGGAAGTGAAATGGATGTTCGCTCGCGCACCATCGTGGACCCGGATCAGCGTGTAGGAGATCGAATCTCGAAACTTAGCCCGGATCAGATCGGATATATCAAGCCAAAGTCGCTCAAGCAAGACGGCCGGGACCTAAGTTATGAAGTTGCAGGAACTATCCTTGAAGTGAAGCTGAATACTCCTATTCTTCCTGGAGCTACCACAACATTTAATATGGAATGGGATGCACAGGTGCCTATCCAAATCCGTCGCTCGGGCCGTGACAATGCGGAAGGAGTGGCCTACTCCATGACCCAGTGGTACCCCAAATTGGCAGAATATGACTTCGAAGGGTGGCATGCCTACCCGTATATCGGACGTGAGTTTCATGGTGTTTGGGGGAATTTTGATGTGACCATCAACATTGACGAAAATTATGTAGTTGGCGGAACCGGATATCTCCAGCCTGATAGCAAAACCAAGAGAGGAAAAAAGAGTTGGCATTTTGTTGCTCCAGAGGTACACGATTTTACCTGGGCGGCGGATGATGAATACATCCACGACACCTATGCCGGTCCTAATGGTGTGGAACTTAACTTTTACTACAAGAACAATCCTGAAATCCTCGAGAATTGGAAAAACCTGCAGCCAAAGACGGCAGAGTTGATGAAATTCTTTAGTGAAACAATCGGCGCTTATCCATATAAGCAATACTCAGTGATACAAGGAGGTGATGGTGGAATGGAATACGCTATGTGCACCCTGATCACCGGAGAGCGGAAGTTTGAAAGTTTGGTTGGTGTGACTGCACACGAGATGGCTCATACTTGGTTTCAGTTCTTAATGGCCACCAACGAAGGAAAGCACGAATGGATGGACGAAGGATTTACTTCTTATATCTCTGCCCGAGCGATGAACAAGGTCATGAACAGCAATAGGGCCAATCCTTTCCAGGGGTCTTACCGCGGTTATGTCTACCTGGCCAATTCTGGGGCGGAACAACCTCAAACCACGCATGCAGACCGCTATGCGACCAACCGCGCCTACGGAATTACCGCTTACAGCAAAGGAGCGGTTTTTATGGCGCAATTGGGATACATCATCGGTCAGGATGCCCTGGACAAAACCATTAAAAGGTATTATGACGATTGGTCATTCAAGCACCCAACTCCAAACGACTTTATTCGAGTTGCTGAAAAGGTAAGTGGCCTCCAATTAGGATGGTACCTTATGGATTGGACTCAGACCACTAACACCATTGATTATGCGATCAAAGAAGTAACTCCTGAAAATGAAGGAACCAGTATAACGCTTGAGCGCAAAGGGCTGATGCCAATGCCGATCGATCTCACTGTAACTTTTGAAGACGGATCAACTCAACTGTATTATATCCCCTTGCAAATGATGCGCGGTCAAAAACCAGCAGCAGGTATTTCCAGGGAAGTACTTGCAGACTGGGCCTGGGCTTATCCAACCTATGACCTGGAGGTAAAGAGCGATAAAAAAGTGAGTAAAATCGTGATTGACCAGTCCGAATTAATGGCTGATGTAGATCGGGAAAACAACACCTTCGAAGCGCAGTAG
- the rnpA gene encoding ribonuclease P protein component, with product MSQRFKRSERLKSRKLIDQLFDRGLSLRQGSIKLIYVPMEAEENQAGFSVPKKLMAKAVDRNAIKRKMREAYRLHKHMLSPDGGPQYAMMFLYLSSKKPTYEEVQRAMVGLLDKLKGRSEKQ from the coding sequence GTGAGCCAACGTTTCAAGCGGTCTGAAAGACTAAAAAGCCGAAAACTGATCGACCAATTGTTCGATCGAGGATTATCCCTCAGACAGGGATCGATCAAGCTCATCTATGTCCCTATGGAAGCCGAAGAGAATCAGGCGGGTTTCTCTGTCCCTAAAAAATTGATGGCAAAAGCCGTGGACCGAAATGCTATCAAGCGCAAAATGCGCGAGGCCTATCGCCTTCACAAACATATGTTAAGCCCAGATGGCGGGCCGCAATATGCGATGATGTTTTTATATCTTTCCTCAAAGAAGCCCACGTATGAAGAGGTCCAGCGAGCTATGGTCGGACTGTTGGACAAGCTGAAGGGGCGGTCTGAAAAACAATAA